In one Brienomyrus brachyistius isolate T26 chromosome 12, BBRACH_0.4, whole genome shotgun sequence genomic region, the following are encoded:
- the LOC125704998 gene encoding uncharacterized protein LOC125704998 has protein sequence MKTESLTIILILFKFVNNSDGWLLVTGADEPVYAHVGEDVTLSCSVDTHVNVAEIQVEWIKTDDDGDIMVLLFADGENRPESQDGRYSGRAEFFTEEIPKGNFSMKLRKVRLEDKGEFRCEVHSDTDSANTTARIAALGYSSLHWLILGLCIAVTPVVLLSGAFSVWHCIMEDKRKQALLSHCSHVTVPPIMVSAAFILWGVTEGSAGEAVTCVVISLLNILLLFIMAPYVVSTEAIGEMKYVTVSLGNIFVITVVCVGSLIEFSTKYSPTTTDTALFGFTLGGIILVFIIFVIIRIIRYVRQGLGTKMEIRGTIAKITGIIILIIMVVSIGAVIFILAKNHSARKEQFGTFLYMLMIPICMILFPIIMSVFWILLSLKTTGELGLRDILKIWAYFIYNRKLFNILILAIYTQLFAWMQNTFILGYSIPIAVAALGICACISVKYFFWYLVVLKRVNTSLKGIYYFAQKILLGIFFLLHLILSFLYLSVIIENDRGRPVKMCEFVFINILTLTSCFQDWKREKSVAKPRKFLYFSGTFALPLLNSVALAVALKLKADTGKQPLDLRLIVLISGSVFLFGWFVIQISAYWLEKKTTRIKEEFAHLRRPKNSKRDQGSHDNEETVALSPTVANGPNTEEGSHQNQEVEASSPADHNEPNPEEVLLGEKNTEG, from the exons GGTGGCTGTTGGTGACGGGTGCAGATGAGCCTGTCTATGCACATGTTGGAGAGGATGTGACTCTCAGCTGCTCTGTGGACACCCATGTTAATGTGGCAGAGATTCAGGTGGAATGGATAAAGACAGACGATGACGGTGACATCATGGTGCTTCTGTTCGCTGATGGAGAGAACAGACCAGAGTCACAGGATGGGAGATACTCTGGAAGAGCTGAATTCTTCACTGAGGAAATTCCCAAAGGAAACTTCTCAATGAAACTGAGGAAAGTCAGGCTGGAAGACAAAGGAGAGTTCAGGTGTGAAGTCCACTCAGATACTGATTCTGCCAATACAACTGCCAGGATAGCAGCACTGG GTTATTCATCCCTGCATTGGCTGATTCTGGGGCTGTGCATCGCTGTCACACCTGTAGTCCTACTTAGTGGtgccttctctgtctggcattgTATAATGGAAG ATAAACGCAAACAGGCTCTGCTGAGtcactgttcacatgtcacagtTCCGCCAATCATGGTGTCCGCAGCGTTcatcctgtggggtgtaactgAAG GATCTGCAGGAGAGGCTGTTACTTGTGTTGTCATCAGTCTGTTGAACATCCTGCTGCTATTTATTATGGCTCCATATGTGGTCTCAACAG AAGCAATTGGGGAGATGAAATACGTGACTGTGTCTTTAGGAAACATCTTCGTTATCACAGTTGTATGTGTAG GTTCTCTCATCGAGTTTTCAACAAAATATTCACCAACTACAACTGACACAGCACTGTTTGGATTCACTTTGGGTGGCATCATACTTGTGTTCATCATTTTTGTTATAATTCGAA TTATCCGCTATGTGCGTCAGGGACTTGGTACCAAAATGGAAATACGTGGCACCATAGCAAAAATAACTGGAATTATAATTCTCATCATCATGGTTGTATCCATAG GTGCTGTCATTTTTATCCTGGCAAAAAATCACTCAGCTAGGAAAGAACAATTTGgaacatttttatatatgttAATGATTCCTATCTGCATGATTTTATTCCCAA TTATCATGAGTGTATTTTGGATATTACTTTCCCTAAAGACAACTGGGGAATTAGGACTCAGAGACATTCTTAAAATCTGGGCATATTTCATCT ATAATCGCAAACTGTTTAACATACTGATCCTTGCTATTTATACCCAACTCTTTGCCTGGATGCAAAACACATTCATTTTAG GATATTCAATTCCGATTGCAGTAGCTGCTTTGGGAATCTGTGCCTGCATTTCTGTCAAGTATTTTTTCTGGTATCTTGTCGTACTTAAGCGCGTTAACACGTCCTTGAAGGGGATTTACT ATTTTGCTCAGAAAATCCTTCTGGGGATTTTCTTCCTACTTCACCTGATATTAAGTTTCTTGTATCTAAGTGTGATTATAGAAAAtgacagag GACGACCTGTAAAGATGTGCGAGTTTGTGTTCATCAACATTCTAACTCTTACATCGTGTTTTCAAGACTGGAAACGGGAGAAATCTGTTG CCAAACCACGTAAATTTCTATATTTCTCAGGGACTTTTGCTCTCCCTCTCCTGAATTCTGTTGCCCTGGCTGTAGCATTAAAACTCAAAGCAG acacaggaaaacagcCACTGGATCTACGGCTGATTGTCCTGATTTCTGGGTCTGTCTTCCTCTTTGGCTGGTTTGTTATACAGATCTCTGCATACT GGTTGGAGAAAAAGACAAC aagaataaaagaagAATTCGCCCATCTTCGGAGACCCAAAAATTCTAAGCGTGACCAG GGATCACATGACAATGAGGAGACTGTTGCATTGTCCCCCACCGTTGCCAATGGACCAAACACAGAGGAG GGATCACATCAGAATCAGGAGGTGGAGGCATCATCACCTGCTGATCACAATGAACCAAACCCAGAGGAGGTATTACTGGGGGAGAAGAACACAGAAGGCTGA